A window of the Cicer arietinum cultivar CDC Frontier isolate Library 1 chromosome 6, Cicar.CDCFrontier_v2.0, whole genome shotgun sequence genome harbors these coding sequences:
- the LOC101499966 gene encoding dirigent protein 22-like, whose amino-acid sequence MPSQKQLTIFFFLFLSSCLTLTSISSSPQKEETFEFVRPIDRKLLGLNKKEQLSHFRFYWHDILSGKNPTSIAVVPPTSKLNSTSAFGLVDMFDNPLTLGPELSSKVVGKSQGFYASASQDEVGLFMAMNFAFIERQYNGSTISILGRNCVFHKVREMPIIGGSGIFRFARGYVEAKTHWFDLKSGDAVVEYNVYVFHY is encoded by the coding sequence ATGCCTTCCCAGAAACAACTCACAatattcttcttccttttcCTCTCTTCTTGCCTCACCCTCACTTCAATATCATCATCACCGCAAAAAGAAGAAACTTTTGAATTTGTTCGTCCCATAGATCGCAAATTGTTAGGCCTAAACAAGAAGGAACAATTAAGTCATTTTAGATTCTACTGGCACGACATATTGAGTGGAAAAAACCCAACTTCGATCGCGGTTGTTCCGCCGACATCGAAGCTAAACTCAACATCTGCTTTTGGGTTAGTCGACATGTTCGACAACCCTTTGACTTTAGGACCTGAATTGAGTTCCAAAGTTGTTGGAAAATCTCAAGGATTCTATGCATCTGCATCACAAGATGAAGTTGGTTTGTTTATGGCTATGAATTTTGCTTTTATTGAACGACAGTATAATGGAAGTACTATTAGTATCTTGGGGAGGAATTGTGTTTTTCATAAGGTAAGAGAAATGCCTATTATTGGAGGTAGTGGAATTTTTAGATTTGCTAGAGGCTATGTTGAAGCTAAGACTCATTGGTTTGATCTCAAATCTGGGGATGCTGTTGTTGAGTACAATGTTTATGTTTTTCACTATTGA